One window of the Crassaminicella thermophila genome contains the following:
- the pepT gene encoding peptidase T: MKKVVERFLKYVSYDTRSQEAAKTCPSSEKQLVFAKDLANELMDIGMQDVSVDENGYVMATLPSNIDHNVPTIGFIAHMDTSPDMIGENVNPQIVKNYDGGDIVLNKEKNIILSPNDFPELKKYIGQDLITTDGTTLLGADDKAGIAEIVTAMEYLLNNPNIKHGTVKVAFTPDEEIGKGANFFDVKKFGADFAYTIDGGEIGELEYENFNAAYASIEINGRNVHPGTAKNKMKNAILIGMELNAMLPDKEIPAYTEGYEGFYHLNEIEGNVEKASMYYIIRDHDYNKFEERKKKIRKIVDSLNDKYGKDTIVLEMKDQYYNMKEKIEPVMHIVETAKRAMEEVGVCPIIKPIRGGTDGARLSYMGLPCPNIFTGGHNFHGKYEYIPVNSMEKAVEVIFRIIKKFTK, translated from the coding sequence ATGAAAAAAGTTGTAGAGAGATTTTTAAAATATGTTAGTTATGATACAAGATCTCAAGAGGCTGCAAAAACTTGCCCTAGTTCAGAAAAACAACTTGTTTTTGCAAAAGATTTAGCAAATGAACTTATGGATATAGGAATGCAGGATGTTTCTGTTGATGAAAATGGGTATGTAATGGCAACATTACCTTCAAATATAGATCATAATGTTCCTACTATCGGTTTTATTGCGCATATGGATACGAGTCCAGACATGATAGGGGAGAATGTAAATCCTCAGATTGTTAAAAATTATGATGGAGGAGATATTGTATTAAACAAAGAAAAAAATATAATTTTATCACCTAATGATTTTCCTGAATTAAAAAAATATATAGGACAAGATTTGATTACTACAGATGGGACTACTCTTTTAGGAGCAGATGATAAAGCAGGTATTGCAGAAATTGTAACGGCTATGGAATATTTATTGAATAATCCTAATATAAAACATGGGACAGTAAAAGTAGCTTTTACACCAGATGAAGAGATAGGAAAAGGGGCAAACTTTTTTGATGTAAAAAAATTTGGTGCAGACTTTGCTTATACTATTGATGGAGGTGAAATTGGAGAGTTAGAATATGAGAATTTTAATGCAGCATATGCAAGTATAGAAATAAATGGAAGAAATGTACATCCTGGAACAGCAAAAAATAAAATGAAAAATGCTATTCTAATAGGAATGGAACTAAATGCAATGCTGCCAGATAAAGAAATACCAGCCTATACAGAAGGCTATGAAGGGTTTTATCATTTAAATGAGATAGAGGGAAATGTAGAAAAAGCTTCTATGTATTATATAATTAGAGATCATGATTATAATAAATTTGAGGAGAGAAAGAAAAAAATAAGAAAAATTGTAGATTCTTTAAATGATAAATATGGTAAAGATACGATTGTATTAGAGATGAAAGACCAATATTATAATATGAAGGAAAAAATAGAACCAGTGATGCATATTGTTGAAACTGCAAAAAGAGCAATGGAAGAGGTTGGAGTTTGCCCTATTATAAAACCTATAAGAGGAGGAACGGACGGAGCAAGACTTTCTTACATGGGACTTCCTTGTCCTAATATTTTTACAGGTGGACATAATTTTCATGGGAAATATGAGTATATCCCAGTAAATTCTATGGAAAAGGCTGTTGAAGTTATTTTTAGAATTATCAAAAAATTTACAAAATGA
- a CDS encoding MBL fold metallo-hydrolase, translating into MKIERLIIGMLETNGYVIYDENTLEAFIIDPGDEPKTFIDYIDRNNLKPIGIILTHYHYDHIGAVLELKKKYNIPTYIHKKDAEGLKDPYKNHSISNFRKAISIISDRIVVDGDVIKAGEIVLEVIHTPGHTPGGICLKVKNENIIFTGDTIFNIDLGRTDLEGGNYSEMKNSIRNKISKWDDDIIIYPGHGDSASMAYVRKKNMEFLDIMRKR; encoded by the coding sequence ATGAAAATTGAAAGACTGATTATTGGAATGCTAGAAACAAATGGATATGTTATTTATGATGAGAATACCCTTGAAGCTTTTATTATTGATCCTGGAGACGAACCAAAAACGTTTATAGACTATATTGATAGAAATAATTTGAAGCCTATTGGAATCATTTTAACCCATTATCATTATGATCATATAGGTGCTGTTTTAGAATTAAAGAAAAAATATAATATCCCTACATATATTCATAAAAAGGATGCAGAAGGGTTAAAAGATCCTTATAAGAATCATTCAATAAGTAATTTTAGAAAGGCTATATCAATCATCTCAGATAGAATAGTAGTAGATGGAGATGTTATTAAAGCTGGTGAGATCGTATTAGAAGTGATTCATACGCCAGGGCACACACCAGGAGGGATTTGTTTAAAAGTTAAAAATGAAAATATTATATTTACAGGAGATACTATTTTTAATATAGATCTTGGCAGGACAGATTTGGAAGGAGGAAATTATTCTGAAATGAAGAATTCTATTCGAAATAAAATATCAAAATGGGATGATGATATTATTATATATCCTGGACATGGGGACTCTGCATCTATGGCTTATGTAAGAAAAAAGAATATGGAATTTTTAGATATTATGAGAAAAAGATAA
- a CDS encoding methyl-accepting chemotaxis protein, which produces MNEVLKRYVDIAAYVNDFTEDDLAVAISDREKLLKYMPGKTIDLHMREGDALNPETVLYQCIKQKKKVTRFISKELTGTPMSATGMPIIDEDGQIIGAIGTAKNISDREELLDIIKTLANSLNEMSKTTTQISSSAEQIAFSGEGIISSVNNALTKAKETDQVVGFVQQVAKQTNLLGLNAAIEAARAGEAGRGFQVVAEEIRKLAISSNEAVDKIASVLKEIQEGVTQILQMVEQNGALTQEQAAGTEEITAEINELSQLAEKLNAFAHKL; this is translated from the coding sequence ATGAATGAGGTTTTAAAAAGATATGTAGATATAGCAGCATACGTAAATGATTTTACAGAAGATGATTTAGCTGTTGCAATAAGTGATAGAGAAAAATTATTAAAATATATGCCTGGGAAAACAATAGATCTACATATGAGAGAAGGAGATGCATTAAATCCTGAAACAGTGCTTTATCAATGTATAAAACAGAAGAAAAAAGTTACTAGGTTTATATCGAAGGAGTTAACTGGCACACCTATGTCAGCTACAGGAATGCCAATTATAGATGAAGATGGACAAATTATTGGAGCGATTGGAACGGCGAAAAACATTAGTGATCGTGAAGAACTTTTAGATATTATTAAAACTCTTGCAAATTCTTTAAATGAGATGTCAAAAACAACAACACAAATTTCTTCTAGTGCTGAACAAATTGCTTTTTCAGGAGAAGGGATTATTAGCTCCGTAAATAATGCATTAACAAAGGCAAAAGAAACAGATCAAGTTGTTGGATTTGTACAGCAGGTTGCAAAACAAACAAATTTACTAGGTCTAAATGCAGCTATCGAAGCTGCTAGAGCAGGCGAAGCTGGCAGAGGATTTCAAGTGGTTGCTGAAGAAATAAGAAAATTAGCAATTTCTAGTAACGAAGCAGTAGATAAGATTGCTTCTGTACTAAAAGAAATTCAAGAGGGTGTTACCCAAATACTTCAAATGGTAGAGCAAAATGGAGCATTGACTCAAGAACAGGCTGCAGGGACAGAAGAAATTACAGCAGAGATAAATGAACTATCTCAGTTAGCTGAAAAATTAAATGCATTTGCACATAAATTATAG
- the ypeB gene encoding germination protein YpeB: MKNSLVVVLLLALIVTGLWGYTQYQQNKEHNIFLENQFQRMFHDMVVDVENIQVNLSKVMIASAPKQNVLLFSDIANLCYDAQEKLTQLPIDHKNVSKTQKFLSQVGDLSIALARKNLEGKPLSLEEKETLQQLHNYSNYLSQQFISLQNSIAENGMSIGELRRKANKKLKKPNENMITTSFLNIEEKMQEYPELIYDGPFSEHIKKQKSKLNGRRISKNEIKKIAEEFLGNKVEYKADLIGETNSRIPAYTIELKPKEKEKSSVTMAITKNGGYVLWMLNTREISEAKISEKRGLEIAKDFLKKRGYKNMVPTYSEKYDGQMVINFACMQDNVIIYTDLIKVKVGLDNGEIVGFEAEGYLFNHHERNISKPKINIQEAKDKISIDAKVIDSKLVIIPNEGGKEILCYEFKANYKGDTFLIYINAETGEEQKILQVIIKENGVLML; this comes from the coding sequence ATGAAAAATAGTTTGGTAGTAGTATTATTATTAGCATTGATAGTGACAGGATTATGGGGATATACACAATATCAACAAAATAAAGAACATAATATTTTTTTAGAAAATCAATTTCAAAGAATGTTCCATGATATGGTTGTAGATGTGGAAAATATTCAAGTTAATCTTTCAAAGGTTATGATCGCTAGTGCCCCAAAGCAAAATGTATTGTTATTTTCAGATATTGCTAATCTTTGCTATGATGCTCAGGAAAAATTAACGCAGCTTCCAATTGATCATAAGAACGTAAGCAAAACACAAAAATTTTTAAGTCAAGTAGGGGATTTGAGTATTGCTTTAGCAAGAAAAAATCTTGAAGGGAAGCCTTTAAGTCTAGAGGAAAAAGAAACATTACAACAATTACATAATTATTCTAATTATCTATCCCAACAATTTATTTCTCTACAAAATAGCATAGCAGAAAATGGAATGAGCATTGGAGAATTAAGGAGAAAAGCAAATAAGAAACTAAAAAAACCTAATGAAAATATGATTACTACTAGTTTTTTAAATATAGAAGAAAAAATGCAGGAATATCCAGAGTTAATATATGACGGACCCTTTTCAGAACACATAAAAAAACAAAAATCAAAATTAAATGGTAGAAGAATTAGTAAAAATGAAATAAAAAAAATAGCAGAAGAATTTCTAGGAAATAAAGTAGAATATAAAGCTGATTTGATAGGAGAAACAAATAGTAGAATTCCTGCATATACAATAGAGTTAAAGCCTAAGGAAAAAGAAAAAAGTTCCGTAACAATGGCAATAACAAAAAATGGTGGCTACGTATTATGGATGCTTAACACAAGGGAAATTAGTGAAGCGAAAATATCAGAAAAGAGAGGATTAGAAATAGCAAAAGATTTTTTAAAAAAAAGAGGCTATAAAAACATGGTTCCAACATATTCAGAAAAATATGATGGACAAATGGTTATTAACTTTGCTTGTATGCAAGATAATGTGATTATATATACGGATTTAATTAAGGTAAAGGTTGGATTGGACAATGGAGAAATTGTAGGTTTTGAGGCAGAAGGATATTTGTTTAATCATCATGAAAGGAATATTTCTAAACCAAAAATAAATATACAAGAAGCAAAAGATAAGATCAGTATTGATGCAAAAGTTATAGATTCAAAGCTTGTTATTATACCAAATGAAGGTGGAAAAGAGATATTATGTTATGAATTTAAAGCAAATTATAAAGGTGATACATTTTTAATTTATATAAATGCAGAAACTGGGGAAGAACAAAAAATATTACAGGTAATTATAAAAGAGAATGGCGTATTGATGTTATAA